From one Lotus japonicus ecotype B-129 chromosome 3, LjGifu_v1.2 genomic stretch:
- the LOC130746277 gene encoding uncharacterized protein LOC130746277, translating to MEAMQKAPSGFPHWHKLSFYAERETCKHQVIVAHKEIKERMSFIQNDLMMIKKVLPPTVESSPQTINYTCEDEANTWCDDNRSSAKDHDECHIEEQNLQVISNIYTRLKDEPRKRIESAVTRSPWTTYQRRRNKGKEVKAGNL from the coding sequence ATGGAAGCAATGCAAAAGGCACCAAGCGGGTTTCCCCATTGGCACAAGCTGAGTTTTTATGCGGAGAGAGAGACATGTAAACATCAGGTCATAGTTGCACACAAGGAGATTAAGGAAAGGATGTCTTTTATTCAAAATgatttgatgatgatcaagaaaGTTCTTCCACCAACGGTTGAGTCAAGCCCACAAACTATTAATTACACATGTGAGGATGAAGCAAACACATGGTGTGACGATAATCGTAGTTCGGCCAAAGATCATGATGAATGCCACATTGAGGAACAAAATCTGCAAGTAATATCCAACATATACACACGTCTTAAGGATGAACCAAGAAAGCGCATAGAAAGTGCAGTAACTAGATCACCTTGGACTACATATCAAAGGAGACGCAACAAGGGCAAGGAGGTTAAAGCTGGAAACTTGTAA
- the LOC130746276 gene encoding uncharacterized protein LOC130746276, with translation MVAGRNDEAIAEALAMLVGAIGQGQQANLGNHNQDEFRALGKFQRNNPPTFEGAYDPDKAQAWLKAIEKIFRVMNCTDAQKVQFGTHMLEKEAEDWWDNTVQRFEGDGMEITWDLFKGAFLEKYYPEDVRGKKEIEFLELKQGNGTVAEYATKFEELIKFCPHYNTAEAERSKCNKFVNGLRPEIKKVVGYQQIIRFSDLVNRSRIYDEDSRESAAHYKSLKEKKEKGQFRGKPYGNPVDNGKQEAGNDKKPSGGGAPNPVRCYKCGVEGHRSPECPNSEAT, from the coding sequence ATGGTTGCCGGAAGGAATGATGAAGCTATCGCTGAGGCATTGGCAATGTTGGTTGGCGCCATTGGGCAAGGTCAGCAAGCGAACCTTGGGAACCATAATCAGGATGAATTCCGTGCTTTGGGAAAGTTTCAGAGGAACAATCCGCCAACCTTTGAAGGAGCATACGACCCTGACAAAGCACAGGCATGGCTGAAAgcaattgagaagatctttcgaGTCATGAATTGTACTGACGCGCAGAAGGTGCAGTTTGGCACCCATATGCTTgagaaagaagctgaagattggtGGGACAACACTGTTCAGAGGTTTGAAGGTGATGGGATGGAGATTACTTGGGATCTTTTCAAGGGTGcatttctggagaagtactATCCAGAAGATGTGCGtggaaagaaggaaattgagTTTCTTGAACTCAAGCAGGGTAATGGAACCGTGGCGGagtatgctacaaagtttgaGGAATTGATTAAGTTTTGTCCCCACTACAATACTGCCGAAGCTGAGAGATCTAAGTGTAACAagtttgtgaatggtttgagacCTGAGATCAAGAAGGTTGTGGGATATCAACAGATTATCCGATTTTCTGACCTGGTTAACAGGAGTAGGATATATGATGAGGATAGCAGGGAAAGTGCTGCTCACTACAAGtctttgaaagagaagaaagaaaaggggcaATTCAGAGGGAAACCGTATGGGAATCCTGTTGATAACGGTAAACAAGAAGCTGGTAATGACAAGAAGCCGAGTGGGGGAGGAGCTCCTAATCCGGTTAGGTGCTACAAGTGTGGTGTTGAAGGACATCGTTCTCCTGAATGTCCCAATTCAGAAGCAACATGA